CCCCTACAGCACCGCAACCCCGAGGGACGACAAGATCACCGGGACCATCACCGCCCCCATGCAGAAGACCCGGCGGACCTCGACGAGCGTCGGCACCCTCCCGACAAGAGTGGCGGCGGCGAGGACGAAGAGGCCGAAGGGGCCGCAGAGGAGGAAGGAGAGGAGGGTGACGAAGAGGATCACGGCGGCGTTCAGGGGGCGGAGGGGGACGCGGGAAAAGATGCCGGCCGTGCCCGAGAGGAGAACGGTGGCGGCATAGGCAAGAGCGGCAGCGAGTGCGGCGACGGAGAGGAGGGCGGTGAAAGGCGGGATGTCGAGGGTGCCGAGGGCCACCATGACACCGTTTCTCGTCCGGCCAACTGCGTAGAGGGCGGCGAGGCCGAGGAAGGCGTTCGCCGTGTTTGCGGCGCTCGTTGCGAGGATGTAGCCCCGCCGGTCCTCGCCGTAGTCGATCGCCGAGGCGAGGACGGCATTCGCGGTGGCATTCGAGAGGCCGGGAAGCCAGCCGACGACGGCGCCGGCCAGCGACCCGGCGCACGAACACCTGAAGAGTTCCTTTCTGCCGGGATAGGTGACGGCGGCCGACTGCGGCGGCATCCTGCCACCGGAGGCGGAGATGAGGACCGCAACCCCGAAAAGGCCGGAGAGGAGGGGCATCAGGACGCCGGTGCCGCCGTTCCAGGCAAGGAAGGAATACCTGAAGGTGAAGAGGCCGAGGAGGCCGGAGACGAGAAAGACCCCTGCCGCCCATTCGGGAGATTCGGAGAAGACGACGAGGTAGCAGGCGACCGCAAGGAGGAGGACCCCGATCCAGAGATCAAACAGGGGCTGGAAGGCGGGGAGGATGGTGAGGAAAAGAAGAGAGAAGGGCAGGGCCCAGACGACGGCGGCAGCGCTCCCGAGGGCCGAGAGGCGCACCGCCTCGCCGCCCCTCCCCTCCAGACAGAGGGCATGAGCAGGGAGGACCATCACCGCGGTGTCGGCGTCGGGCACGCCGAGAAAGGTCGAAGGGACGCAGTCCAGGAAAGTGTGTGTGACAAGAGCGGCGACAAGGGCCGCGGCCAGCACGGGAGTGCCGAGGCTCACGACAAGGATCGGGGAGAGGGAGAGGAGAAGCCCTGCCATCGTGTTGACGTGCACGCCCGGCACCAGGCCACTGACCGTGCCGAGGGCGACGCCGAGGATGGTGCCGGCGACGAGGGCCGCTATCACACCCGAGATTCTGAAACCGCCCCATATATATCATCCGGCCGGGTGGGGAAACCGTCATATCCCACCCGCACCGAACAATTGCACAATGTTGATTGCGATCACCCGTCTTGCTGAGAAGGCGGGAAGGGACGCCGCCCTCTGCGCCCAATACGGGCATACCTGCTACACGGTCTCGCCCCTGCGGGCCGAACTCCAGGAGGAGAACATCGACCGCTTCGTGGCCGAGGCGAATGCCGGAAACTTCGACGCCATCTTCTTCACGAGCGCCCTGCCCGCCGAGGTCATCGCCCCCCGGCTGCGCCCGGACGCAGGCGCACGCATCGTCGCCATCGGGCCCCGGACGGCACAGACGCTGAAGGCCTGCGGCCTCCAGCCCGAGACCCTCCCCTCCTATTATTCGGCTGACTTCGCGCCCTATCTCGGGGACTGGCTGAAGGGCAGGAAGGTCGGCATCCCGCGGGCAGCGGTGCCG
This sequence is a window from Methanofollis sp.. Protein-coding genes within it:
- a CDS encoding tripartite tricarboxylate transporter permease, whose product is MIAALVAGTILGVALGTVSGLVPGVHVNTMAGLLLSLSPILVVSLGTPVLAAALVAALVTHTFLDCVPSTFLGVPDADTAVMVLPAHALCLEGRGGEAVRLSALGSAAAVVWALPFSLLFLTILPAFQPLFDLWIGVLLLAVACYLVVFSESPEWAAGVFLVSGLLGLFTFRYSFLAWNGGTGVLMPLLSGLFGVAVLISASGGRMPPQSAAVTYPGRKELFRCSCAGSLAGAVVGWLPGLSNATANAVLASAIDYGEDRRGYILATSAANTANAFLGLAALYAVGRTRNGVMVALGTLDIPPFTALLSVAALAAALAYAATVLLSGTAGIFSRVPLRPLNAAVILFVTLLSFLLCGPFGLFVLAAATLVGRVPTLVEVRRVFCMGAVMVPVILSSLGVAVL